Genomic segment of Pongo pygmaeus isolate AG05252 chromosome 1, NHGRI_mPonPyg2-v2.0_pri, whole genome shotgun sequence:
GATCTTAGTGATGAACTAAGCCTGTGGTCTCTTCCCATGTCTTTGCTTCACTCTTAAGAAATCAcacttttggctgggcgcggtggctcacgcctgtaatcccaacactttgggaggccgaggcgggcggatcacaaggtcaggagatcgagaccatcctggctaacatggtgaaaccctgtcttcactaaaaaatacaaaaaattagccaggcctggtggtggacacctgtagtcccagctacgcaggagggtgaggcaggagaatggtgtgaacccgggaggcagagcttgcagtgagccgagatcctgccactgcactgcagcctgggcaatagggtgagactccttctcaaaaaaaaaaaaaaaaaaaaaaaagaaatcatactttTGAATATCAGGTGCAAAACCAGGGACAATAGCCTGTCAGTTTAGTTACTCAGAAGAGCTTTGCTCCTTAACAATGAATTCAGCAATTCCTACAGTTGGCCGGAGTTGGGCTCTGTCTTAGAGGGAAAAAGCAGTGGTGAGTCCACATGGAATGCTATTTGCATTTCTAGTAACAGTGAAATGGAGGTGTGATGGGGGAGGAGATGGTGCAGAATGCAACCCTCAGGGCAGGACAGCAGGAGAAAAGGTGAGTCAGAAATGACTTCATTCCACTTGGTTCTCTTCTGTTCTAGCTAAGTTTGGTGCGAACGCCATTCTGGGGGTGTCCCTTGCCGTCTGCAAAGCTGGTGCCGTTGAGAAGGGAGTCCCCCTGTACCGCCACATTGCTGACTTGGCTGGCAACTCTGAAGTCATCCTGCCAGTCCCGGTGAGTGGTTTATTGGAACTTCCCAAGCAAGGAGTTGGGGGTTTCAGCTTGCTGTTGGGGACCCGAGACCTCCTGTGTCTTGATATCTTAAAACATGTGACTCTCCCAGCACAGCTCTGCCCCTTGTTaagtgtgaccttgagcagataACTTGCCTGTGCCCCAGGTCCTTTATCTGCAGTGGCGGCTCGGGCAGGAAATGACAGCAGTACTTTCCTTGCTAGGCTGTGAGCATTAGCTGACATAGTCACAAGTGTTTATCCTGGTGATCATGAATTTGCAGTTATCAAAATAGACCTGGCGTGAACTGTTTgcagtagtgcacacctgtagtcccagctaatcaagaggctgaggcaggaggatcacttgaacccaagagtttgagaccagcctaggcaagaccagtgtagcgagaccctgtctctaaaaacatgaGTCAGAGACCTGGTGAGCATTTCATAGCCACCTTGGCCACTCTGGTGCTCCTCAAGAAGCAAGTCTTGGGCTCATCTGTGAGCTAGATGGGGATGGTAGGACCAGAGGGGCTTACTGCCCTGTGGGGCTCTCTGGACCCGGTGCCATGCTTCTCTGCTCTGCTCTCCCCAGGCGTTCAATGTCATCAATGGCGGTTCTCACGCTGGCAACAAGCTGGCCATGCAGGAGTTCATGATCCTCCCAGTTGGTGCAGCAAACTTCAGGGAAGCCATGCGCATTGGAGCGGAGGTTTACCACAACCTGAAGAATGTCATCAAGGAGAAATATGGGAAAGATGCCACCAATGTGGGGGATGAAGGCGGGTTTGCTCCCAACATCCTGGAGAATAAAGAAGGTAAAGGTGCTGGGGAATCCACCCCCACCCAGCCCTGCAGTGCCAGCTCCCTCTGTGGGGGAGTCACCCACACCTGCCACTGTGGAAATCTATTCTTTCCACCTGTGGTTTGTAAAGATCAAGACCCTTCAAACGGTTTTAAGGAGGAAAAGGGgagcttcattttattttacttatttttttcttttatttttgagatggagtctctgtcgcccaggctggagtgcagtggtgtgatctcggctcactacagcttccgcctcctgggctcaagccacacCTAATAGTTTGGGGAGCCaagtgtctgtctgtctgtcctgcTGGCAGGGCAGCTCAGCCATAGACAGCAGACCCTCAGCCTGAGCTCTCAACGGCACAGCCTGGCGGGAGGATCCTGCCATCCCGGGCTGCCTCCACTGGGCTTTCTCTTGGATCCTGCTTCTGCTCTATTTAAGGCCTGTGCCTTGGGACAGCTGATCTCAGCTGCTTACTGTAACTGTATCTTGGCCAGGACAGCTGTTCTGGGCACCAAATTTGGGAGCATTTGTCAGTGAGAAGGGCTGCTTTCTTGGAAGCTGTGCTGAATTTCCCATTTCGTATGCACCAAGAGCTCTGACCCATGGTTTCTTGCCCCAAAGCAGAAAAAACGTGACTGATGTCAGAACTCCTGGTTGGGGCCTGAATACCTCTTGATCTTTGTGTTACAGTCCCTGAGTAGCAGCTGTTGAAGGGAAGTTTTCTCTCTACCTACCTGTTTTCCAAACCTGTTGCCACCATCTCTTCCCAGGCCTGGAGCTGCTGAAGACTGCCATTGGGAAAGCTGGCTACACTGATAAGGTGGTCATCGGCATGGACGTAGCAGCCTCCGAGTTCTTCAGGTCTGGGAAGTATGACCTGGACTTCAAGTCTCCCGATGACCCCAGCAGGTACATCTCGCCTGACCAGCTGGCTGACCTGTACAAGTCCTTCATCAAGGACTACCCAGGTGAGTGTTCCCAGAGTGCCATCTCCCTTTCCTGCCACTGACCTGCAGCAGGGCAGCTGGAGCATCTGGCTGGCTGGTGATGGCTGCAAGGAGGGGATGGGGAGGGTGTGTCTGAACCTCCAGCTCCCGTGGGGGATTCGCCAGGGGGTTTGCCCCCAGTTGTGCATATACACAGGGCTTCACAGAGGTTCTTGAGTAGCTAAGGAGCTCGGGTGCCAGCAGCGACATTGCACTGTAAGTTGTTCACAGTACGATTATCTCCCATCTCTGTCTGAGGAGCAGATGCAGTCTGTGCTCCATTAGACAGCTGAGGGAACCAAGCCTTCAGAATCAGAACAGCCACTTGGTACTGAGATGTATCATGCTTCCTGTGAGCTGGGAATATTCATTTTAGGCGCTGTATGTGCACAGGATAGAGACTGTGACCACGTTTCTGCAGGAGAGGAAACTGATGGCTGGTTGAATAATCTGCCCGAGAGCACACAGCAAATGGTGGGGCAAGAATTCAGACCAGGaaatctggctccagagtctgtgtTTAACCACTACCCTAAATAACTTGGTCAAGGTTGAGCCAAGACCCAAACTCAGGTCTTCTCACTTGTGAGTCTGTGGCTCCTTTCTGATTTTCAGTGGCACTAAACTCAAACCACCCTGGACAAATAAGTGTCCTCTTACAGGTCTTAAACAAAATTTTTGAGGCTGGgcatatggtggctcacgcctggaatcccagctcttAGAGAGACTGAAatagcatcacttgagcccaggagtttgagatcagcctagggaacataacaagactccatttctacaaaaaaaataagtagCTGGGTGGGTTGACAtacccctatagtcccagcgactcaggaagctgaggtgggaggatcatttgatcccAGGACTTCGcagctgcagttagctatgattgcgccactgcactcaagcctgggtgacagagtgagattttttttgttttagatctATAGATACCCAGGATTGTGGGTGACTTTTGTCCCCTGCTGCAGGAGTAGGTTGGGGCACATTGTTTCAAGGATCACTTGGGGAGCCATCCCTGTCCTATAATTTTGGGCAGCGTGAGGCCAGGCGAGCAGCAAGTCAAGGGGTCATTGCTGGGCATTGCAGTGGAGCACACTGGGAGGATCACACTGATGAAGCGTGTCCCTCCTTTCCTTAGTGGTGTCTATCGAAGATCCCTTTGACCAGGATGACTGGGGAGCTTGGCAGAAGTTCACAGCCAGTGCAGGAATCCAGGTAGTGGGGGATGATCTCACAGTGACCAACCCAAAGAGGATTGCCAAGGCCGTGAACGAGAAGTCCTGCAACTGCCTCCTGCTCAAAGTCAACCAGATTGGCTCTGTGACCGAGTCTCTTCAAGCGTAAGTGTCTTCCCAGGCAAGCAGCTTTCCCACAGCTATGGCTTGTGAATCAGAAACGGGCCCTTTTGTTCTGGTGATGGGGAATCCTGCTGGGAGAATGTAGGACTCCCTGGAATTTTAACAGGTTTTGTGTTTGAA
This window contains:
- the ENO1 gene encoding alpha-enolase; this translates as MSILKIHAREIFDSRGNPTVEVDLFTSKGLFRAAVPSGASTGIYEALELRDNDKTRYMGKGVSKAVEHINKTIAPALVSKKLNVTEQEKIDKLMIEMDGTENKSKFGANAILGVSLAVCKAGAVEKGVPLYRHIADLAGNSEVILPVPAFNVINGGSHAGNKLAMQEFMILPVGAANFREAMRIGAEVYHNLKNVIKEKYGKDATNVGDEGGFAPNILENKEGLELLKTAIGKAGYTDKVVIGMDVAASEFFRSGKYDLDFKSPDDPSRYISPDQLADLYKSFIKDYPVVSIEDPFDQDDWGAWQKFTASAGIQVVGDDLTVTNPKRIAKAVNEKSCNCLLLKVNQIGSVTESLQACKLAQANGWGVMVSHRSGETEDTFIADLVVGLCTGQIKTGAPCRSERLAKYNQLLRIEEELGSKAKFAGRNFRNPLAK